From Zea mays cultivar B73 chromosome 3, Zm-B73-REFERENCE-NAM-5.0, whole genome shotgun sequence:
CAACAATGCAATTGTGCCCAGATGTCCAACAGTGAACTGAAACAAAAGAAATCCGCAATCCACTTGAAACTAAAGCCCATATGAGTAATCATATAGAACCAGCAGAGTCATCCAGTTGCTCTGATGAACAAGCAACAGAAGGATCTAATAATACTTGCAGTGAAACAGTAAAATTTCTGTGTTTTAGTTTTGGAAGACCAATTCACATTCAATTTTGCACCTTTTCTTTCAGCCCAGATTCAAACAAGCAACACAAAAGACAGTTACAACTCAGAAAGCTACAACAGCAAATAGAAAGACAAATGTGATACCTACCTGCCTGGCAAGGTTGCAAGCTTTGTCTGGAGAGTTCAGAATCTCGTAATAGAAAACTGAGAAGTTAAGTGCAAGTCCAAGTCTTATGGGATGAGTAGATGCCAGTTCCGCCAACGCAATATCCTACAAGTATAAGGCAGACATTTTTTAAAAGATATTGAATTGCAGTGCTTAAGGGAAAATATATCCACTATTGACTAAAAGTAGTTAAGCAATAATCAAATACAAGGTTGTTATGGCCAATGATAACATGAACCAATCTGAGCTGCCTTATAAGCTATCATTATACTCTCTGCAGCTTCCTTCCTCTCAGCACCAGTCTTAAACTCAGCAAGGTACCTTCCAATCGAAAAACAAAAAATAAAAAAGTGCACCAAATTAGAAATATTATTACAGACTATATATGGATTAACCTAACAATATAATGTTCCACTTCCTAACCTGTGATAATCTCCCTTCATCTTGAGGTAAAACACCTTCGACTCTGCAGCAGTGGAGGAAGGCACAAGGTGAGAGTCGATCAACTTCAGGATACCATCACAAATGTTGCTCAATTCAGCCTCAATCTTGCCACGATACTCCTTGATCTGAATAACATGTTCCTCATTCTTACGGGACTCCTCCTTATGCTCAATGGAGGAGATAATGCGCCATGAGGCACGGCGGGCCCCAATTACGTTCTTGTAGGCAACAGATAAGAGGTTCCGCTCCTCAACGGTGAGCTCTTCCACATCTACGGTCTTAGCCACCTTCTCCATGTACTCAACCATTTCCTCGTACCGTTCTGCTTGCTCAGCCAGCTTGGCCATGTAAACATTATCCTCCCGCGACATGTTGATGTTGATCAAGAAATAGAGTTACTGCAATAGCGCAGAAAAAAACTCTGATGAGGTAATGTCAAGAGCCAATAGAAACTGCATCGTCTAAACAAAATAACATGACTACATGAGGAAGGGAAATGAGTTCTAATTGAGATCTTCACAGAATTCTAGCTCACTTACAGTACATAAGAATAAAATACAAGTGATGTGACCACATAAACATGCCTACAAaatctttgaggaaattttagcgTGGAACCTAGAGTGCAATGATATAAGCAAATAGAAGTCCTGAGTAAAACAGACTATCATATTTCAAAACCTTCAGTTACCTTCAACAAGAAGAAGTACAAGAGGTACCGGACGAGAATAAAAGAAATGCAGCAGCACCTTGGAGTTCAACTCGAACAATCTGGGAATTATATACAAATTAATCTCAAAATTGATGGGAACTGAATGGGAAAACATTTAGACCAAGTGCCCCATGGATAACATTCATTTCATTTTTTCAATAACAGATAAAAAGTTTACACTACAATGCAAGCAATATTTGCTAGGTAATTAATTAGGTGCCCGCCATGAAACTGCTAATATAAGGCAAGAAATGTGTATGCTAGTTGTGGTTGTTCACGAAAGGATGCTAGcaaactatttgatgaatatagtCATGAATAAATGTCTCCTCTATAGGTACATAAATTTCTGTTATGCAAATAAATGTAGCACATGTATATGTAAATAATCAACATTATTTTTCTGTTACAAGTATGCAGTTGATTACTTATATGTCACACGCAGTCATGAAAGATTATTGAATGAAGTTGCTTGTTGATTACTTATATGTCACATAGTCATGAAAGGTTACTAAATGTCATGGCAAGCTAGCAGATACAGTGTAGTGATGAGCTCAAATATGTTGCAGAATGGTACAGATAATATTAGTACGAATTTTTCTTTCATCATTAGACTACTTGTAACATGGTTCTAAAGATTGGTTTATGTTATTTTAAGAACTTATCATCGCCAACCTTCCAGCACTTACAATAAAATATGCATACATCCTCCACTTCTTTGGGTCATCATCGAAAAGTGCTCCAAAGCATGCACGTAAAGATGGCATCCATAAAATTTTCCTAAACACTAAATTCTGTAGTGATAAAGTAATAATAGTACCAAAATGAGAAGATGTCTAAAGGCCCCAATGCCATCCTTTGATAGTCGTCTAAGGTTCGAATCAATAGGGTCCAAGTTAGTAAGCTTATAAGATAATTGTTTACTCACATTTGCATTATGTTTTAACGTGCACCGACCCGATGCCCAATCATGCTCCACGCATCCTGGACCCATCCGCTCCTTGCATGCCGCACCCGCCCGCCCGCCAGCTGACCTATCGCCGCGCCCGCCCGCCAGCCGCACTCCAACTCCCACAAACACATTATTTCGAGGTGCAGAACTGTGAGTTATAATCTTGTTAAGGGCCTGAAATCATTGTATCATAACCACTAAAACTATGAGTTACCATCTTAAGTGAACCAAAGAACCACTAAAACTTGCCTCAAGTGGTATCTATCTTGAGACATAAGATCACATGAAGATAGTAATCAATATCCAGCTCCCAAGATGTGATGACAGAACAAAAGGGAATGATGTCTGTTTCTGGTTGGCTAGCTAGTGCCCAATAGCGCTGGTGATGCACAACACTGCAGCACCAGGGAGGCATCATCACTTGGCAGGAGCCAATAGAAGAGTTGGTTTTCCATCTTGTTGTTGAAAATACCCAGAAATCTGATAGTATCACCAAACTAAGAATTAGCAGAGTCAGTCATTACACTCATGACAGTAGACAACTAAAGAGCTGGTTCACTAACTACCTTATATGTTTAATACAATATTTATATTATTATAAAACAACACGATAGGCTTACAGATTTATAGCATCCTGGTTCTCACCATCAATGTAGGCAAGGTGAGGAGGGTGCATGGCACAGTAGACGCCCCTAAAGAGATGACGACGACGCGGCTAGAATGCAAGAAGATGTTTCTGTTAAAAGCTTGCGTCTAAAAGACAATATAGGGTTTTAGTATGTTTAATAGGTTCCCTGACATACAAAGAAAAGTTTACAATAAGTGAGCACATGCCTAGCAGAACCTCACAACACATTGGTGCATGAACAAAGCTTGACTGATACTAATCCGATTCAGAGGAACCTGAGGTTTCCTGAACAGAACTGAACATGTGATTATGTTGGATGTGCAGAGAGATCTCACCGGCGGAGTGAAGCCTGGCAACGTCTGCTGGTGGGACAACATGAAGTCTCCGGTTGCTAGGCATGAAGTCTCTCCTCAGATGTCGCGGGGTTCCAAGTGCACATAGAAGAAGAAATACTTGACGTCGATGACCAGCTTCCTCTTCTCGATGGTTTTACCTAAAAATCCATGGAAACCATGATCTCTTTGCAAAGAATATCAAAGCAACAATAAGAAAAACAGTTGACCAAAAACTTTGAAACTAACTGTATCGTTATCAAATGTTCCAGTGTACACAACTTGATCCGTTTCATGGTTGTGTGGCAAGTGAGGGTTGTCAGAACCACCTCCAAAAGATGTAGCAGTAACATTATTCAGTGGAAAATATGTAAAATTTTGAAGATTTACTTAGCTGATGATGTTACCAATCATGAAAGTCTTTTAATTTTCTACATCCATATTGTTTGTTGGAGATGGATTGTTCCTTATACAAAGATACACAACTCTCTAGTGTGTCCGAGAGAAAAGTCCCACCAAAAAACCAGCTACCCCCAGAAATGATGAATATGTATTCATCATATAAGTCAAGGTCACATTTAATCCTCTTTATCCACCATGAAAATTGGTCATCTAAACTGAAAGAGGACTCACTCAATACATATTGTGCTCCACTGCATTTGGTATAAACAAAGTTCCAGAATTTTGTGCAGGCATGTTGTGGTCTCAGTTCAAAGGAGTATATCAGTAGGCACTAACAAAACATTATTCTTGTAATATATTAGCGAGATATGTACAGAAGATCCTAGAACCAAGGCACTTCCAAGTTGACAAGGTAAGCAAATAAGtacacaagaggaaagaaaataaACAGGGTATTCACTTTACAAAGCAAATGGAACATATGAAAGATGGTAATGCCCAAAGTTTGATGAGATACAGGATAATAGTTCAGTCAAAGGCACATACAATTTTTGCTTGAGCATTGAGGAAGTAGTGTTACTTCAAGCTTCATAAAGTGTCATGCCTGAAGTGAGGCATACACCTGTTACCATGCAGAATGACTTAGCCCCAGAAGCACCATCTTCTCACCCTACAGAAGGGCAATGTTAGTATTCAGAAACTTGGAACAACAGAACAAAGAGTAAAAAAAGAGACTATCTATGGGAAGAGGACCTAAATGGCCACATCTTTGTGACAGGTCTGTTAACTTGTTTAAAGTGTAAGTAAGATAAAGCTGCAGGGAATACTGAATCTTATTTCACATCTCATTACTGTTGAGTTATTATTAATGATTAGAGTAAGGAGTGCCCTTTTCACCTACAACTGAACCATAAATCAAATATTTTGACTCTGGTCCGTGCTTGGATGATGGCAGACCAGTGCAACTGCTTTGCTTTATCAGGATTGGAAAAGGTAAAATGGATGCACTCCATGCTTATGATTTCAAAGAAAAATCACCAGCATAAGTTTAGACAAGAACAGAGAGTTCAATCAGCTGAAAGAATATTATGCATTTGATGGTATTTACTTATTCAGCAATTAAAATACATACACGAAACATGACCGACTTGTAGAACCTAATAGCATAATCTAACGTGGAAGGAATAACCCACATGAAACTAATCAACCAAACACAATAAATAAACCATGTTAAATTTTGCAATAAATGTGTGAACACAGTGATATGTCCACTGAGCAATATTCCTAATACAGATCCACTTAGTTAAACAAGAAAGTACTCCTGCACGCTTCATGGTAGCGACTTTCAACACTGGACAACTCAAAATAAATTTAGTGTGTGAGACCGGAAATTCAGTATGTGCTTATCCATCACGTGTGTAGAAAGTAAAATAAGCCTTCAATGTTTTCTCATTTAAATTTTTTGGCTTTAATCATAAACAAGGGAATGTAGATTGGAATGACAAATAAGTGTCATTATGACGAATAGCAACAGTTGACAAGTAAAAAATCCAAGAAATTATAGGAAGAACTGCTGTAGTTTGTTCTCCTTCATCAAGACACAATACGCCAACAATACATAATGAATTTAAATACTTGCTAGATAGTACACACTTACTTGAAATCATTTCAGCCTCCTCAGCTTAACAATATAGACACCACCTTGCAGCCTAGTTTTGAAAGTTTGCAGCCCTCGGCAGCAGCAAGGAATTGACATTTAATAACTAACTATATGTAAACAACGCACAGTCAAAGTAGGTTTTTTGTCTATATAAAAAAGAGTAAGATGACAAGACCATCAGAGCAGATAAGATAATAAGATAAAGTACATGTACAAAACGATAAGATAAGGAGAGCACACTCATGTCACTAACTCGTAATGTTAGCCATATATTTGGAAACATCATAGTTATGATTATCACAAATAGAACAAAGAAGAATAAACATAATAGTTGAATAATATTATATATTTAGATATAACACAGACAAATAGAGCAAACCAATGGCACATGAGAGTTCTGAATACTCTTACTGCAGCACAGataaaaaacatagatcacacttGTCCAACAGCACATCTTCCCAAGATAACTATCCTTGTGTCAATGTCCTTCTAAGCTAGGTAATCAAGTGCAGCCTAGTAAACATGATATCTTTAAGAATTTGGAACAGGAGAAATCAGTGAAGTAAAACATGAAGGAACTAACAgacctatgcatcatatgtgatcCCTTTCTGAGAAGGATAACCATCACTCTCACCATACCTACAAAGAAAATCAAATTTAGATGTATCACAAATGAAGAAAATAAGAACGTTTAAACCCACAAAGTATTGAGAGCTACAACAACATTTTAGGGATGCATATGAAAACAACCAAATGATGATATTTATTTCCGTAGTTTAAGTTTCACTCTAGAAAGAAATCTCACAGAATAGCTATCTTGAATACACAACCATGTGTTTAGAACAACATCACAATTCATCTTCAGACCCTAACACATTTAAGAATCTTCTATATGTCTTTGGGTACATTGTCTTTAGCTTCATTCCCATTGAACTTCAATAAGTCCACAAAAAACGAGTCCTTTGTTTATCCCCATTCTGATACATGCAGTTATTGGGCTGAATTTTGCCGATTTCAGAGCACATAACATAATTGTGTCGATTTGATAATAGACTCAGTGTGGCAACAGAGATTACTTAACATCCCTCGGTTCATGTAAAAATGGCTATATTTTCAGAATGTGATGACTGATAACAGATTATTGAACATACTATATCAATAAAGAAACAAGAGCAAAGGACATAACTATTAGAAAACAGGATCCTTGCGAAACTTACCTAGAAAAGAAAATATAGGCAATGATTAATAGATAGTGGTTGAGATGACTTGATTATTTGATGCAGATCAGTGCCCATGAGCTCATAAACCAAGGAAACTGAGTGGGGTACAGCGGCGGATCGGACGAGCTGAGAATCGAACACACGCAAAGCAGAGGAGGCAGGAAGGGGAACCCCAACACAACTGGTAGTGGTaggtacctcgggagcaagagTAGGGGGCATGGTCGTCCGTCGCCCGCTTACGCTAACTGGGAGGGGCAGGAGCGTGACCTGCGGCTGGGATTCGAACCGCGGGAGCGCAGAGTGGGGCGGCACCCACCGTCACTCGCGACGTGGCATCCACCGGTCACCGTCGCCTGCGTCGAgcggagcaggcgcaccggaggGCCGAGCAGGCTCCTTCTTTGCCACTGTGATGGCGGATCGGCGTCCGCAGGAGCTCCACTCACAGTCACTCGCGGCGTGGAATCCACTGTCTGCCACCACCGTCGCAAATCTGGCACCGTGCATCAAGCGAGGGGGGCGAGGATTTTGGGGAGGGTCTTGCGGTGCCTCCCCTGGGCGGATGTGCGGGCGGGCAGATGGCGTTGAGGGAGCAATGCGCTGGGGCGGATGGCGAGGATGGCATCTGCCGCAATCCACCGATGTCCGGATGCGGCAGCAGCGACCTGTGGAGGCGGGGCGGGCTCGGCATCCGCGACATCGGCCTAGGAGGACGCCATGGCAGCGGGGTCTAGGAAAGAAGTGGGAGGGTTGATCTGCACAGTGGGGGCTGTGAAGGGAGCGGGATGCACGGCGATGGCAGTGAGGTAGGGAAGCCACGACACCCACGACCGATTCGTCCTCGCCCACGTCCTCTAGCCGCTGTGGGCGCAGGAGAAGAACTCAGGATTCCTAAAAACAATGCAGTGATTCTAACAAAAAAGAAAGAATCGGGAGATGGCAGTGGGTTTACCTGCGGGAGCGGGGCGATCGTGCAGGCCGGCGGCGCGTCaaagacgatgagcgggaggttgAGGTCCGGGTCCCCGCGAAGTGCGACGCGACGGTAGTCTCGAAAGGAGGGGGGGCGTTGCGGCTCAAGCGCGACTGTGACAGGAGACAGACGGGGGCGAAGGTCGCAGAGGTCACCGCTTCCGCCCTCGTCGCAGAGGTCACCGCTTCCGCCCTCGTCGGCAACGCGGATCGTGGCATCACCGCCGCGGGCGTCCACTCGCCTCTGGGCACGGGCGGCGGCGGTTGGACGAGGGTCGAGCGAGAGAGGAGGGGGTTGCGATGGACGAGTGTTGGCGGATTCAGCCTCGGGAGGGGGACGGTCGAGCGGGCGGTGGACCTCAAATCGAGCGGCGGGGTTTGCGATGAACGATGGACGGACGGTGTAGATTAGCcaacggcagaacggcagaacggcagaacggcagactactattactgtcttaataagtagtaaggATAGTTCCCATTCAATTGATATTTATTCTAAATCATATTAATCTACCAGTGTGAAGATTAGATTCATTAGTTAACTCAAGATGGCTAAAAGTGCATACGATCTTGCTTTCATATGTGCACTATTAGAATCTAACTAATATCTTTGCTATATatattctcatattgatatgctccTAAGTTAtgttaataaattcaatatgaagaagtaaatttcctatgattgattagaaatgttaaaaggtgcatattcctcctttctaatgatgtgcactaatattaaggattttacttcatgtctgtgtgatttGTGGATGATAAATTGTTTATATCtcttatctaaaagaaatcatcattcatcatatactcctCTGCACTGCTAATAtatttcttgagtattttcaataagtttgaaaagaaaaagagacaactacaaagggaggacactcaaaaggAAGATATCAAGAACAACTACACCTACGTGGACAGTAAGATCTTCAAATGGTCAATGGCGTGGTTGTAAGTATTCTAAACCTTTTGATTTTTGAGAATACCAGGCATAAGTTGATTATTGGAAATACTAcatgccttgatcaagatgttcaTAGAATTCCCCTATTTTTTGTTAAAAGAGAAGTGCATTCAAATTCTTGATGCATACCTTTAGGGGGAGCtccatttctatatcttgatcataTTGAGACTAGCATTTTCTCTTAGTAATCTCATAAagtctcaagtatgagaataagtttctcatgaagtatgctgctTCAATTCAATCCAATTTGGTAAAGTAATAtcacttttatcaaggattgtagcttttattgataaagtagcatatttactagattctcctattttaagcttatttgatattcttatgttgttcttttgatcacatctgttatttgtttgatcattgaataacttcaattgacacttatgttgcttagtgcctcatatactATCAGTTAatgtctctcttgatatgcactaagtcaaAAGGAGAATTCAGGATAAATTTATGCAATTtatgatctacttgatatatgacaaaatgacttagaaaaggatcactagttgtagaactctctcttgtgcaaaatatttccatacattgtcttgaatataggtcttaagtaaccaagactaaggacaaagcacaataaagagagcgtctctatgtaaaggtacaaaagggtaaactacttcctctcatttatacatgtacctaa
This genomic window contains:
- the LOC103629503 gene encoding 14-3-3-like protein GF14-C, giving the protein MSREDNVYMAKLAEQAERYEEMVEYMEKVAKTVDVEELTVEERNLLSVAYKNVIGARRASWRIISSIEHKEESRKNEEHVIQIKEYRGKIEAELSNICDGILKLIDSHLVPSSTAAESKVFYLKMKGDYHRYLAEFKTGAERKEAAESIMIAYKAAQDIALAELASTHPIRLGLALNFSVFYYEILNSPDKACNLARQAFDEAISQLDTLGEDSYKDSTLIMQLLRDNLTLWSADSTTEDGIKEGNEASKGDAGEGQ